ACTCAATTCAGACTATTATACTTAACTGCTCAGTTTCTTAGTTATTCAACTTGAATTTctgttttgtctttgttgtggaAGGAAGAAAATGAAACACCTGGATGGACCCAACTGAAGCTTCCTGGTCAAGCTCCTTCTGCACGTTGTGGCCATACCATCACATCTGGAGGACACTATGTACTTTACCTGTAAATTGATCATCCCAGGTACTTTACCATGGCAtctaatttgtttgatttttttcatttacCATGGCTTctaatttgtttcatttattcTTTGAAAGTAGTTGATTCCTTTCATCTTCGGGGAGCCACTACTACCATCTAGATTCACTGTTAGTCAAGCTCAACCTGAACAATCGAAATCAAGAACAGTGAAAGCTTGGTAAGATTTCAGTTAAGTAAAATCAAGATGAATATCATAGTTGTTCATCTTCTGTTCATATACCCAAAGTGATTACCTTTAATTCACTTTCCGTTTTTATGTTTTCAGCTGTAGTAACTGATTTTTCAGCTTTTATTATCTTTCAAGACAAAACcttttattgtttctttgttttattatcTTGACCATGCATCATAGTCTAAAACTGAATTGCTACCCTACTTTTCCTTTTAACAACCTCTAGCTTCTCATATATATACTCTTTTATAGTGGCAAGTGAGAAGGATGATATGAATGAATCACAGAAAGATATCCTAGTGTGGAAAAATATCCTTGTGTGGAAAGATCTCCTTGCCAAGCCTCATGAGTGGTGGGACGTCAGATTGAAAGAGGTAGCAACTTttatatggttaatttcagttgacatttttatttaattttgtacAAATGGTGATATAATCCTTTCATGTGTAAGCAATTTCTCATACCCTTTCATAATTTGTGCTCAGGGTTCCCCAAAGGTTGCAGCCTTTGAGCGTAAGAGTAATGGTGAATTACGTATGATTGATGATTCAACTCCCGAGGTTTCTCTCACTCTCCCTTACGCCAATTTCGATTTTCTTAATGTGGGTTGCTCCACTTCTTTATTAATCATCTGCATCTCTATGCTATGTCACTGATTTAAGAACCAAATTTAACcgaagaaaccagaaaaatgATGTTACCAGCAATATATGCTTCTGATGCAACTATATATCATTATTGCAACACCAGTCCAACCTTAACTAGTGAATTTATTTAGAATTTAAGTTTCCGAATCAGAGCTGAAGCGTACTTGGTGTCAATTTCCTAGTCAAACAGGACAACTTTTAGTCAATCATATTTCAATTTTGTCAATGATATTGTTTGGTTTGAttgttctttcttaattttaacTGGATGTAGCGTTGATTTTAGTAACTATTCCCAAGGATCCTACACATATCCTGAAGCTAGTATTGGAATATACCAGATTCTGCGATGCAGTCCACCCTAGTGTAGGTCAACAACTGATCTTAGTTCAGTCTACTCAATCCAGATCCAAAACTTGAAATACTACTTGAAAGGTTGGGGCATGTGTCATTCTGGTTTAATTGTCTTGACTTGGTCTCTACTGTATCAACATCATCTTAATTCTGCCCTTTAGCTGTTGCCCGAGTTTGATATTTGAGTTGGTTTATATGATTGTCATTGTAACAAAGCCTTGGTTTATTTTCAGCTGGACTACATGGTATTTTGTTGATTTCATATAGCTTAAAATATATTTGTTCTGTGAATAAAACTGTGAACTTCAAACTCTGAAATATCTGTTCTTATTTTATGATTGGTTTATGATGCAGCAGCTAGCATTAGGTGGAGAATGCAACTTGGGAAGAGGTAAAGTTTTGAGCTTTAATGGTTTTGCCTCGGTGGGTTTTGATGCATTTGGAATATTGACATGTTGGTTGTCAATATTGAATGAGAAAGATTGGAACTTTGAAGTATTTAAGGACCTATGCATGTTTTTAGAGATTTTGGGTGTGGGTTTGTGGATATGGATTTGGACTTGCATTTTTCATTGGCTTTGAATtgcattgttttgttttgtgatgaAGGTTTTGGCTGCTGATTCACAAAGCTTAGAGAGTGCCATAAGATGTGGTGGTTTAGCTAAGACCAAAGCTTTTTGTATTAAGAACATGCTGAGTTGTTTGctggagaagaaggaaaagatttGCTTGGAGTACCTGCGAGATTTGTCAGTTGATGAAATTAAGGTTAAGCTCTCTCATTTCAAAGGAATAGGTCCAAAAACGGTAAATCTTTGTTACTGATGTTGAGCTGCTTTGCTTGGGTTGAGATGTTATATATGGTACTCTGGCTTATATATTTCGTTGTATGCGTTCTTTGAGATGATAACATTCGGGAATTGGATGATAGGTGGCTTGTGTTTTAATGTTCCAACTTCAGCAAGATGATTTTCCTGTGGACACCCATGTGAGTAGTTAGTAATATGATGGTTCAAGTGATTGATGATTCGTCATGTGCTTATTTTGACTTTTGGAATGGTTATGCAGGTGTTTGAGATTGCAAAGGCTATGGCTTGGGTTCCAGTTGGAGCAGACATGAATACGACATATCTTCATCTTAACCAATGGATACCAGATGAACTTAAATTTGATCTGAACTGCCTTCTGTATACACATGGTAAGCTCTGCCGCAAGTGCATCAAGAAAGGAGGTAGCACTGGTAAGCAGCAAGAAAAGGAATACGAGGATATCAATTCCAACTTCATGTATGCAATCTGCAATGAAGTCGTGTAATCAACACTAGTACATAATGGACTAGTTATTAGCCATGATGCAGTTTTCTCTGCGTCTACAACTTTGATTTCCATTTGAATGGGTAGAATTAGAAACAGTTATGTTATCTCAGTGAATTACGGAGGCCAATCGACTTTTATATATGTTAATATTTGCTTACAGCATCAATTATTGAATTGTATTTGCATTGTGTTTAAAAGTAATGCTTAGATatctaacaaccaacaacataaACCAATGctagttgttgtgtgaactaacaaccaacaacaaaagaaaacaaaattatgttgtatgagattcataacacacaacagaaataacatTATCTCTATTGTCTGaataatcaacagacaagggtgataatttcacttcagttgtgtgagattcataacacacaacagaaataacattatctctgttgtctgaataatcaacagacaagggtgataatttcacttcagttgtgtgagattcataacacacaacagaaataacattatctctgttgtctgaataatcaacagacaagggagataattttacttcagttgtgtgttacttacctcagacaacaaatattaagttatatccgttgtctgttagtagtctcagacaacaaataatgagttatatccgttgtgtgttatgaatctcagacaacaaagaataagtcatacctgttgtgtgttatgaatctcagataacggcaaaatttcatcttcttttgtctgaatgtgccgaggcatcgccgcgcatgccatgccaggcacatgctgctgatgcgctaaaagcaagcgcataatttaaccctgatcgttagtagtataagcaaatatgGATCGTtttattccggggattgagggtacacctgtcattgtgaaacaaataaagaaaagtattatttacaaaaataaaataaagaataaatatatacaagtgaacaaaaataaggggggagggttttaagaattatagaattgaaaattaagataaataaaataaagaaaatgtaaaaatatatatacaagggtggatcgcaaggaacaaagatcaaaaccacatccatatgcaagaaatccaattacaattcctatagttgattttaaatgtcatgagagaggagttgatcatgtgaaacattcgaaagcaaatgatttcccatattttacttttcaatgctaattaacctaagcgaaagcacctagattaatcctatcaaacatgcaatcaagccctagaaagctagtcaatcatgacatgttcaacgcattagacatagagaaaggctatcaactcaagtgtacaacttagtatggaaaagtccacctaattgcaatcctctttaattaaattcggtctttgcacaaaacctttactactttgattcaagtttacacaaaacgaaaagtcgatttcatgttcttaaacctagcaccaattatatcaaaaccctaagtgtttgcaaccacataagattaaaatacaaaagttttctatcatgcaaatttaattaaacaaacccacataagcaacataaaaatcaacatatagaaatcacaactttatctcaaaacatataaacgggctttaaactttgcccttaacattatttgttaactagaattcatagttctacaaatctaaacaaagaaaaccaaaagaaattacaaggaaaaagatagaattacaccatgaagggagtggatgatgaagagcttgagacgttgatcttgaatctttaaagcaagacttctctatcacggcacaaggtggatgatgacggctaggaggcttcatggcttcttcttctcttcttctctttgcttaaaaatgcagaaacttaaaactagagaatggagagaaaaatggaaaggaaatggagagacaaagaagatgagatggatgaaggaatatgtataggaaaatggaaaggaaatggagagacaaagaagatggaatggatgaaggaatatatgtaggaaatggtgactaaggaaaatggagaggaaatggtgagacaaggagatgaaatggatgaaggaatatatgtaggaaatggtgactaaggaaaatggagaggaaatggtgagacaatgagatgaaatggatgaaggaatgtgtgtgtctttgtttttgcctctatttataggcttccaagcaacactatttggcctttaaacaaatcataatgggttaggtttgagcacttaaacacttggtggatATGTTAGGTGAGAGtacttaaacacttagtggatttgttaggtgagagcactttctgttcctttattcctttaatttttatctccactaagaactcatttttagccttcgacttcttcatatgaaattatccaccatgagtgtagattactgtggtaaaatttcagaatttattgtcatgtggttgggccggaaatgctgctgaacctcttacaggtccagttttccggttttgcttctgtagagaattgggctgattgtttgaaggccttccactcatatttttctctggcactcttcataataaatgatcctttgggtgtctagaatggatctggaaggtttcatctcatttgaagttcatttggtcaggcggccgctccttcttctttgcttggcttggtttctcctagccggagtaggaatatgtgtaaaattgatcttttagtacatttccatttttctactccaatgtaccttcatctttgctccccttggtgttcgcaagctcctctttccatttatgagttcatttccatattttagctcgaaggtcctgaaaatagaaactaataagaaaaatagaaactttcctaaactgaaaaatagaaactaccgaaaatggaaacttactaaaaatgataaatagaaactataaaatagaaactttctacaaataggaactttcccaatcaaagaatgaaaactttcctaaacagggttttaataaggaaataacgcaagaaatgtagg
This portion of the Rosa chinensis cultivar Old Blush chromosome 1, RchiOBHm-V2, whole genome shotgun sequence genome encodes:
- the LOC121050977 gene encoding putative DNA glycosylase At3g47830 → MFQLQQDDFPVDTHVFEIAKAMAWVPVGADMNTTYLHLNQWIPDELKFDLNCLLYTHGKLCRKCIKKGGSTGKQQEKEYEDINSNFMYAICNEVV